Proteins encoded in a region of the Spiroplasma endosymbiont of Amphimallon solstitiale genome:
- the pepF gene encoding oligoendopeptidase F has translation MKRSELNEKDKKKYCWDFKHLFINNESWKKALPEFDKFANQLLTFKGKLNNIDNFKKYLAISKEISMLGSKVVQYLHYGDLDQTNLELQQLSSLFATQQSKLSEKLAWIEPEIKTIGLQTIKNWINNDPSLMIYKHDMEVFFKFEKFILSEHDETLLSKVSKSRSAAGGLYDSLVYADKQKTMFNYQNKEQELTQTLYLDILENSNPVKDQQLRIDISKKFYEDIKNKKHSLAQVYESILEVAVEEIKIRNNDKEKDNKKHLTTLEYSLLSDDVPLILYENLIKTGQKHAILVEEFYNLKRKFFKFKKFYSTDTSLKMTTIPTKKFSVEEGINSVKEILSILGDEYLEQLNLALLPGRIDYYEDTNKRTGAYSTGGNGVEPIILMNWDDTINSLNTLAHELGHSVHTLFSEKYQKYPNADYPIILAEVASTVNEHLAFDYLYNKASNNQERIYLLQTHIETVIGTFFRQIQFAEFEWEAHKLVEKEVPLNADILADLFENTANKYGQKALDKYEEKAKGYSWPRILHFFHSPYYVYKYATSITVSYKLYEDVKNGKKENLLNFLKAGGSKYPLDILKDAGVDLTQIDVYNPLITNLKKMINQLSDLINNKDN, from the coding sequence ATGAAGCGTTCTGAATTAAATGAAAAAGATAAAAAAAAGTACTGCTGAGATTTTAAGCATTTATTTATTAATAATGAATCTTGAAAAAAAGCTTTACCTGAGTTTGATAAATTTGCCAATCAACTTTTAACTTTTAAAGGAAAATTAAATAATATTGATAACTTTAAAAAATATTTAGCAATTAGCAAAGAAATATCAATGTTAGGCTCTAAAGTTGTGCAGTATTTACATTATGGAGATTTAGATCAAACTAACTTAGAATTGCAACAATTATCTAGTTTATTTGCGACTCAACAAAGTAAGTTATCGGAAAAGTTAGCATGAATTGAACCAGAAATTAAAACTATTGGTTTACAAACTATTAAAAACTGAATTAATAATGACCCCTCATTAATGATATATAAACATGATATGGAAGTTTTCTTTAAATTTGAAAAATTTATTTTAAGTGAGCACGATGAAACTTTACTAAGCAAAGTTAGTAAATCAAGAAGTGCTGCTGGTGGTTTATATGATAGTTTGGTTTATGCTGATAAACAAAAAACAATGTTTAATTATCAAAATAAAGAACAAGAATTAACACAAACTTTATATTTAGACATTTTAGAAAATAGTAATCCAGTAAAAGATCAACAATTAAGAATTGATATTTCAAAAAAATTTTATGAAGATATTAAAAATAAAAAACATTCATTAGCACAAGTTTATGAAAGCATTTTAGAAGTAGCTGTTGAAGAAATAAAAATTCGTAACAACGATAAAGAAAAAGATAATAAAAAACATTTAACTACTTTAGAATATAGTTTATTAAGTGATGATGTACCATTAATACTATATGAAAATTTAATAAAAACGGGACAGAAACACGCTATTTTAGTAGAAGAATTTTATAATTTAAAACGTAAATTTTTTAAATTTAAAAAATTTTATAGTACCGATACTAGTTTAAAAATGACAACAATACCAACCAAAAAATTCAGTGTTGAAGAAGGTATTAATTCAGTCAAAGAAATTTTAAGTATCTTAGGTGATGAATATTTAGAGCAATTAAACTTAGCATTATTACCAGGTAGAATTGACTATTATGAAGACACAAATAAACGAACTGGTGCTTATTCAACAGGTGGTAATGGCGTAGAACCCATTATTTTAATGAATTGAGATGATACTATTAATTCACTTAATACACTAGCTCATGAATTAGGTCATTCTGTTCACACCCTATTTTCAGAAAAATATCAAAAATATCCAAATGCTGACTATCCAATTATTTTAGCTGAAGTTGCTTCAACAGTTAATGAACATCTAGCCTTTGATTATTTATATAATAAAGCGTCAAATAATCAAGAACGCATTTACTTACTACAAACTCATATTGAAACTGTAATTGGTACTTTTTTTCGTCAAATTCAATTTGCTGAATTTGAATGAGAAGCACATAAATTAGTAGAAAAAGAAGTGCCATTAAACGCCGATATTTTGGCTGATTTATTTGAAAATACAGCTAATAAATATGGACAAAAAGCATTAGATAAATACGAAGAAAAAGCAAAAGGATACTCATGACCACGAATTCTTCATTTTTTCCACTCGCCTTATTATGTTTATAAATATGCTACTTCAATTACCGTTTCTTATAAACTTTATGAAGATGTTAAAAACGGTAAAAAAGAAAATTTACTTAACTTTTTAAAAGCCGGTGGTAGCAAATATCCATTAGATATTTTAAAAGATGCGGGTGTTGATTTAACACAAATTGATGTTTATAACCCATTAATTACTAATTTAAAGAAAATGATTAACCAATTATCAGACTTAATTAATAATAAAGATAATTAA
- a CDS encoding peptidase M17 — protein MDKNILLNVSSKLELKLKLTAVFADKVPHELIAKEKNKLTLISEDKTYYLYLGDSKGLTRNDVYNFFVNFSSNNSQDLDIDVKSFVTSNLDESILLQTIYEALWFGTFKEYTLKSKKNEEKKVKYNVVSTAKFPNYTSQQQIEIQGESINLARNLQDMPPNLLYPEVFAKKIQDAAKGIKNLSVKVLGQKEITELNMNLLLAVNAGSNFDARVVVLEYKGDPQHADDILGLVGKGITFDSGGYSLKLSSAMKGMKFDMSGAASVCNTAIAAAKLQLKINFVAVACLTENKIGGHATLVETVFTSMNGKTVEINNTDAEGRLVLADGMTYALRKGKANRIIELSTLTGAMLVALGSYMTGAFATDDKLFNDFDLSSQQTNEEIWRMPIHQQNILNMRSSKIADLSNLSKDPYGGSSNAAAFLKEFSEDKPFLHLDIAGTAYKNDRGTGVLIKTLVQYMKNYSTSK, from the coding sequence ATGGATAAAAATATTCTACTTAATGTTAGTAGTAAACTTGAATTAAAATTAAAATTAACAGCGGTATTTGCTGATAAGGTTCCTCATGAATTGATTGCTAAAGAAAAAAATAAATTAACATTAATTTCTGAAGATAAAACTTATTACCTATATTTAGGTGATAGTAAGGGCTTAACTCGTAATGATGTTTATAATTTTTTTGTAAATTTTAGTAGTAATAATAGTCAAGATTTGGATATTGATGTCAAATCTTTTGTTACGAGTAATTTAGATGAAAGTATACTTTTACAAACTATATATGAAGCATTATGATTCGGTACTTTTAAAGAATATACTTTAAAAAGTAAAAAGAATGAAGAAAAAAAAGTTAAATATAATGTTGTTTCAACAGCAAAATTCCCTAACTATACTTCACAACAACAAATCGAAATTCAAGGAGAAAGTATTAATTTAGCACGTAATTTGCAAGATATGCCACCTAATTTGTTATATCCCGAAGTTTTTGCAAAAAAAATTCAAGATGCAGCAAAAGGTATTAAAAATTTATCAGTAAAGGTTTTAGGGCAAAAAGAAATAACAGAACTAAATATGAATTTATTATTAGCAGTTAATGCTGGAAGTAATTTTGATGCTCGTGTTGTTGTTTTAGAATATAAAGGTGATCCACAGCATGCCGATGATATTTTAGGATTAGTTGGTAAAGGAATTACTTTTGATAGTGGTGGTTATTCACTAAAACTTTCTTCAGCAATGAAAGGTATGAAATTTGATATGTCGGGTGCAGCTAGTGTATGTAATACTGCCATTGCTGCTGCTAAATTACAATTAAAAATAAACTTTGTAGCTGTTGCTTGTTTAACAGAAAATAAGATTGGTGGTCATGCTACTTTAGTAGAAACAGTCTTTACTTCAATGAATGGTAAAACTGTAGAAATTAATAATACCGATGCAGAAGGAAGGTTGGTATTAGCAGATGGTATGACATATGCTTTACGTAAAGGAAAAGCAAATCGTATTATTGAATTATCAACTTTAACTGGTGCAATGCTAGTGGCATTAGGTAGTTATATGACTGGTGCTTTTGCTACTGATGATAAATTATTTAATGATTTTGATTTATCATCACAACAAACTAATGAAGAAATTTGAAGAATGCCAATTCATCAACAAAATATTTTAAATATGCGTTCATCTAAAATAGCTGATTTAAGTAATCTTTCTAAAGATCCATATGGTGGTTCATCAAATGCTGCTGCATTTTTAAAAGAATTTAGTGAAGATAAACCATTTTTACATTTAGATATTGCGGGAACTGCTTATAAAAATGATCGTGGTACGGGTGTATTAATTAAAACATTAGTTCAATATATGAAAAATTATAGTACAAGTAAATAA
- a CDS encoding IS256 family transposase, with protein MAKKQNINNNDPISKAVDLLLENTEDLTTVFKEGGLYKELTKRLVEKMLNSEMQNYLGYEKNQHSNTENARNGTSSKKLITQQGKIEIDVPRDRNSDFTPVIVAKRQRRFDGFDQQVFSLYAKGMTLSDIRMQLQELYHGADISESVISQITDDVIDDVKAWQNRPLESVYPIVYFDCIVVKVRQDKRIINKSVYIALGVDLEGKKDVLGLWISENEGAKFWLANFTEMKNRGLNDILIACSDNLTGMSEAIQAVYPKTEHQLCIVHQIRNSLKYVSYKHRKTLVTDLKPIYSACSEEQAMQALESFESKWNKQYPQIAKSWYKNWENLMIFISYPAEIKRVIYTTNAIESVNSQLRKVIRNKKAFPNDMSVFKIFYLAIENITKKWTLPIQNWNTAIAHFMIKFEDRINLN; from the coding sequence ATGGCTAAAAAACAAAATATTAATAATAATGATCCAATATCAAAAGCAGTAGATTTATTATTAGAAAATACTGAAGATTTAACAACAGTTTTTAAAGAAGGGGGTTTATATAAAGAATTAACAAAACGTTTAGTTGAAAAAATGTTGAATTCTGAAATGCAAAATTATTTAGGATATGAAAAAAATCAACATAGTAATACTGAAAATGCTCGTAATGGTACAAGTTCAAAAAAATTAATAACTCAACAAGGTAAAATTGAGATTGATGTACCAAGAGATCGCAATAGTGATTTTACTCCTGTAATAGTTGCAAAAAGACAGCGAAGATTTGATGGTTTTGATCAACAAGTGTTTTCACTATATGCAAAAGGTATGACTCTATCTGACATTAGAATGCAGTTACAAGAGTTATATCATGGTGCTGATATTAGTGAAAGTGTTATTAGTCAAATTACTGATGATGTTATTGATGATGTCAAAGCATGACAAAATCGACCATTAGAAAGCGTTTATCCGATTGTTTATTTTGATTGTATAGTAGTTAAAGTTCGACAAGATAAACGGATTATTAATAAATCAGTTTATATAGCATTAGGAGTTGATTTAGAAGGTAAAAAAGATGTTTTAGGCTTATGAATTAGTGAAAATGAAGGTGCTAAATTTTGATTAGCTAATTTCACAGAAATGAAAAATCGAGGCTTAAATGATATTTTGATTGCTTGTAGTGATAATTTAACAGGCATGTCAGAAGCAATACAAGCAGTTTATCCTAAAACAGAACATCAATTATGCATTGTTCATCAAATTCGAAATAGTTTAAAATATGTTTCATACAAACATCGAAAAACTCTAGTTACAGATTTAAAACCAATTTATAGTGCATGTAGTGAAGAACAAGCAATGCAAGCTTTAGAATCATTTGAAAGTAAATGAAATAAACAATATCCCCAAATTGCTAAATCTTGATATAAAAATTGAGAAAATTTGATGATTTTTATTAGTTATCCTGCAGAAATCAAAAGAGTAATTTATACAACAAATGCTATTGAATCTGTTAATAGTCAATTACGAAAAGTTATTAGAAACAAAAAAGCTTTTCCTAATGATATGTCAGTTTTTAAAATATTTTATTTAGCAATTGAAAATATAACAAAAAAATGAACATTGCCTATTCAAAATTGAAATACAGCAATTGCTCATTTTATGATAAAATTTGAAGACAGAATTAATCTGAACTAG
- a CDS encoding DEAD/DEAH box helicase → MLEIISLNNEHITIKVKKNKKEILNALGIIYINNTNEFKIFNTPFALEVLLKYTNNNDKLKQKYEHSLISWKKIQQEKNLNDYPGNPKLRHYQRVDVAILKANKRFGLFNEMRTGKTPTILTALSEMKTNKILFVVPKSTILLTWVPEIKKWTTYNCITIKDDITKVRTEKYNQFKNSNNCILVVSKNTFKNDIKNKLLTKFDFTLVIDEAHFLRNYKTAQSSTILEVANKVSSVYCLTGTPANNHPSDIFGILKIIDNKLYKNIDYWDFVARYFGIIRKRITNFVTINIPKPNVKPQLAAEFDYLVKKISIMRKQIDVRNEMPKIIKNDLILTMPKAQTAIYYDTLETMKQELFYNKKSKITFLQIFTKLRTICSTPINEGMKELGAKFNWLLDYLHDNENDSIIIYSSFSDKGINILSNILDKYKLNHQLITGKVNHEQRLKAISDFQSKKVKIILCNIKSTNVGITLDQGDVMIFLDRELNPTENEQAESRFFPTQLNDNKTREIINLYCANTIDLKIRDILNNKIDINKVINDQGIKFFE, encoded by the coding sequence ATGTTAGAAATCATAAGTCTTAATAATGAACATATTACAATTAAAGTGAAAAAAAATAAAAAAGAAATTTTAAATGCACTAGGTATTATTTATATCAATAATACTAATGAATTTAAAATATTTAATACTCCTTTTGCTCTTGAAGTACTACTTAAATATACAAATAATAATGATAAATTAAAACAAAAATATGAACACTCACTAATATCATGAAAAAAAATCCAACAAGAAAAAAACTTAAATGATTATCCAGGTAATCCTAAACTAAGACATTATCAACGTGTTGATGTTGCAATTTTAAAAGCAAATAAAAGATTTGGCTTATTTAATGAAATGCGTACTGGTAAAACACCCACTATTTTAACAGCATTATCAGAAATGAAAACTAATAAAATATTATTTGTTGTTCCTAAGTCAACTATTTTATTAACGTGGGTTCCTGAAATTAAAAAATGAACTACCTATAATTGTATTACTATTAAAGATGATATTACTAAAGTGCGAACAGAAAAATATAATCAATTTAAAAATAGTAATAATTGTATTTTAGTAGTTTCTAAAAACACTTTTAAAAATGATATAAAAAATAAATTATTAACTAAATTTGATTTTACATTAGTTATTGATGAAGCACATTTTTTAAGAAACTATAAAACTGCACAAAGTTCAACAATTTTGGAAGTTGCAAATAAAGTATCATCAGTTTATTGTTTAACTGGTACTCCTGCCAATAATCATCCTAGTGATATTTTTGGTATATTAAAAATTATTGATAATAAACTATATAAAAATATTGATTATTGAGATTTTGTTGCTCGTTATTTTGGAATAATTAGAAAACGTATTACCAATTTTGTAACTATTAATATACCAAAACCAAATGTTAAACCACAACTAGCAGCAGAATTTGATTATTTAGTTAAAAAAATATCAATTATGCGTAAACAAATTGATGTACGTAATGAAATGCCAAAAATTATTAAAAATGATTTAATTTTAACTATGCCCAAAGCACAAACTGCAATTTATTATGATACTCTTGAAACTATGAAACAAGAATTATTTTATAATAAAAAATCTAAAATAACTTTTTTACAAATATTTACCAAATTAAGAACTATTTGTTCAACACCTATTAATGAGGGAATGAAAGAATTAGGAGCAAAATTTAATTGACTACTAGACTACTTACATGATAATGAAAATGATTCAATTATTATTTATAGTAGTTTTAGTGATAAAGGAATTAACATTTTAAGTAACATTTTAGATAAATATAAATTAAATCATCAATTAATTACTGGTAAAGTAAATCATGAACAAAGACTTAAAGCTATTAGTGATTTTCAAAGTAAAAAAGTTAAAATTATTTTATGTAATATTAAATCTACTAATGTTGGTATCACATTAGATCAAGGTGATGTTATGATTTTTCTAGATCGTGAATTAAACCCAACCGAAAATGAGCAAGCTGAAAGTCGCTTTTTTCCAACTCAATTAAACGATAATAAAACTAGAGAAATTATTAATTTATATTGTGCTAATACTATTGATTTAAAAATTAGAGACATCCTTAATAATAAAATTGATATTAATAAAGTTATTAATGATCAAGGTATTAAATTTTTTGAATAA
- a CDS encoding IS256 family transposase produces the protein MAKKQNINNNDPISKAVDLLLENTEDLTTVFKEGGLYKELTKRLVEKMLNSEMQNYLGYEKNQHSNTENARNGTSSKKLITQQGKIEIDVPRDRNSDFTPVIVAKRQRRFDGFDQQVLSLYAKGMTLSDIRMQLQELYHGADISESVISQITDDVIDDVKTWQNRPLESIYPIVYFDCIVVKVRQDKRIINKSVYIALGVDLEGKKDVLGLWISENEGAKFWLANFTEMKNRGLNDILIACSDNLTGMSEAIQAVYPKTEHQLCIVHQIRNSLKYVSYKHRKTLVTDLKPIYSACSEEQAMQALESFESKWNKQYPQIAKSWYKNWENLMIFISYPAEIKRVIYTTNAIESVNSQLRKVIRNKKAFPNDMSVFKIFYLAIENITKKWTLPIQNWNTAIAHFMIKFEDRINLN, from the coding sequence ATGGCTAAAAAACAAAATATTAATAATAATGATCCAATATCAAAAGCAGTAGATTTATTATTAGAAAATACTGAAGATTTAACAACAGTTTTTAAAGAAGGGGGTTTATATAAAGAATTAACAAAACGTTTAGTTGAAAAAATGTTGAATTCTGAAATGCAAAATTATTTAGGATATGAAAAAAATCAACATAGTAATACTGAAAATGCTCGTAATGGTACAAGTTCAAAAAAATTAATAACTCAACAAGGTAAAATTGAGATTGATGTACCAAGAGATCGCAATAGTGATTTTACTCCTGTAATAGTTGCAAAAAGACAGCGAAGATTTGATGGTTTTGATCAACAAGTGCTTTCACTATATGCAAAAGGTATGACTCTATCTGACATTAGAATGCAGTTACAAGAGTTATATCATGGTGCTGATATTAGTGAAAGTGTTATTAGTCAAATTACTGATGATGTTATTGATGATGTCAAAACATGACAAAATCGACCATTAGAAAGCATTTATCCGATTGTTTATTTTGATTGTATAGTAGTTAAAGTTCGACAAGATAAACGGATTATTAATAAATCAGTTTATATAGCATTAGGAGTTGATTTAGAAGGTAAAAAAGATGTTTTAGGCTTATGAATTAGTGAAAATGAAGGTGCTAAATTTTGATTAGCTAATTTCACAGAAATGAAAAATCGAGGCTTAAATGATATTTTGATTGCTTGTAGTGATAATTTAACAGGCATGTCAGAAGCAATACAAGCAGTTTATCCTAAAACAGAACATCAATTATGCATTGTTCATCAAATTCGAAATAGTTTAAAATATGTTTCATACAAACATCGAAAAACTCTAGTTACAGATTTAAAACCAATTTATAGTGCATGTAGTGAAGAACAAGCAATGCAAGCTTTAGAATCATTTGAAAGTAAATGAAATAAACAATATCCCCAAATTGCTAAATCTTGATATAAAAATTGAGAAAATTTGATGATTTTTATTAGTTATCCTGCAGAAATCAAAAGAGTAATTTATACAACAAATGCTATTGAATCTGTTAATAGTCAATTACGAAAAGTTATTAGAAACAAAAAAGCTTTTCCTAATGATATGTCAGTTTTTAAAATATTTTATTTAGCAATTGAAAATATAACAAAAAAATGAACATTGCCTATTCAAAATTGAAATACAGCAATTGCTCATTTTATGATAAAATTTGAAGATAGAATTAATCTGAACTAG
- a CDS encoding ribonuclease H family protein, with the protein MASKFYAVKKGRVIGIFENWNECETQIRGFVGAQYKKFASKKEAQDYLDDKIQIKSENHYKYEVIAYTDGSFKEEINQFSYGLVFLNNGKKDIFYEKFDDENWAKLRNVAGEIMGAQKAMQLALENNIKSILICHDYVGISKWCTGEWKTTKVETKAYKAFYDKIAKDVKVYFKWVKGHSGNIYNDEADALAWKAFNLKKISKPII; encoded by the coding sequence ATGGCAAGTAAATTTTATGCAGTAAAAAAAGGTAGAGTCATTGGAATATTTGAAAACTGGAATGAATGTGAAACACAAATTAGAGGTTTTGTTGGTGCTCAGTATAAAAAATTTGCATCTAAAAAAGAAGCTCAAGATTATTTAGATGATAAAATTCAAATAAAATCTGAAAATCACTATAAATATGAAGTAATAGCATATACTGATGGTAGTTTTAAAGAAGAAATTAATCAATTTTCTTATGGACTTGTTTTCTTAAATAATGGCAAAAAAGATATATTTTATGAAAAATTTGATGATGAAAATTGAGCAAAATTAAGAAATGTTGCTGGAGAAATAATGGGTGCGCAAAAGGCAATGCAGTTAGCTTTGGAAAATAATATAAAATCAATTTTAATTTGTCATGATTATGTTGGAATTAGTAAATGATGTACTGGTGAATGAAAAACTACTAAAGTAGAAACAAAGGCATATAAAGCATTTTATGATAAAATAGCAAAAGATGTTAAAGTTTATTTTAAATGAGTTAAAGGTCATAGCGGTAATATATATAATGATGAAGCAGATGCTCTTGCTTGAAAAGCATTTAATTTAAAAAAAATATCTAAACCAATAATTTAA
- a CDS encoding IS30 family transposase, protein MYKYLTIESIIAIKEYKSYGFSIRKIAKAIDYSKSTVHRVCRLLNQNLLPLEILNKIQKNKQNAGRKLIILTLIEINTINHLLITKNYALDIIANFLKENKIKSISTKTLYNMFKTNRMGFDENNLLRKGKNKPHKQKETRGRINNCKSIHERNLIIPNIKNIEEFGHLEGDTIIGKDHKSSIITLADIWSKTTIPLATKNNKSENITKSIIKFISKLQKGTVKTITFDRGKEFSKWKLIEKNCNVKIYFADPGKPCQRGLNENNNGILRRYLPKSTDLSSYKQKDLNTIAFQINSTPRKSLSYKRPIDLIQLF, encoded by the coding sequence ATGTATAAGTATCTGACTATTGAATCAATAATAGCAATAAAAGAATATAAAAGTTATGGATTTTCGATTCGTAAAATAGCAAAAGCCATTGATTATAGTAAATCAACTGTACATAGAGTTTGTAGATTATTAAATCAAAACTTATTACCATTAGAAATATTGAATAAAATTCAAAAAAATAAACAAAATGCAGGTAGAAAATTAATAATTTTAACTTTAATAGAAATTAATACTATTAATCATTTGTTAATTACTAAAAATTATGCTCTTGATATAATTGCTAATTTTTTAAAGGAAAATAAAATAAAAAGTATTTCAACAAAAACTTTATATAACATGTTTAAAACAAATCGAATGGGTTTTGATGAAAATAACTTATTGAGAAAAGGAAAAAATAAACCTCACAAACAAAAAGAAACTAGGGGCAGAATTAATAATTGTAAGTCTATTCATGAAAGAAATTTAATCATTCCTAATATTAAAAATATAGAAGAATTTGGTCATTTAGAGGGTGATACTATCATTGGTAAAGATCATAAAAGTTCTATTATTACTTTAGCTGATATATGATCAAAAACCACAATTCCTTTAGCAACTAAAAATAATAAATCAGAAAATATTACAAAAAGTATAATAAAATTTATTTCAAAGTTACAAAAAGGAACAGTTAAAACTATTACTTTTGATCGTGGTAAAGAATTTAGTAAATGAAAATTAATCGAAAAAAATTGTAATGTTAAGATTTATTTTGCAGATCCTGGTAAACCTTGTCAAAGAGGTTTAAATGAAAATAATAATGGTATTTTAAGAAGATATTTACCAAAATCTACAGATCTATCTTCATATAAACAAAAAGATTTAAATACTATAGCATTTCAA
- a CDS encoding GMP reductase, with protein sequence MNVKFDFEDINLIANKGIVKSRKECDTSVKLNGFTFKIPIIPANMSAVINQELCIWLAKNNYFYVMHRFNIDQIKFIKSMHEQKLYASISIGVKKEDKELLEQLIKLNLIPEFITIDIAHGHSNAMEEMIKFIKTTFAKTNTKPFIIAGNVMTKTAVKDLEKWGADAIKFGVGPGKACITKLKTGFGTGGWQLNALQDVANSTTKPLIADGGIRCNGDIAKAIAFGATMIMAGSILAGYDESPGKIVTINGQSYKEYFGSASIFNKAEAKNIEGKKILVPYKGSIADTYKEMEEDLQSAISYAGGKDLSTLTKCDYVIVKGTINNGDDR encoded by the coding sequence ATGAATGTGAAATTTGATTTTGAAGATATAAATCTAATTGCAAATAAAGGAATAGTTAAATCACGAAAAGAATGTGATACCAGTGTTAAACTAAATGGTTTTACTTTTAAAATTCCAATTATTCCGGCAAATATGAGTGCTGTCATTAACCAAGAATTATGTATTTGATTGGCTAAAAATAATTACTTTTATGTAATGCACCGTTTTAATATCGATCAAATTAAATTTATTAAAAGTATGCATGAACAAAAGTTATATGCTTCAATTAGCATTGGTGTTAAAAAAGAGGATAAAGAGTTACTTGAACAATTAATCAAACTGAATCTAATTCCTGAATTTATTACTATTGATATTGCTCATGGTCATAGTAATGCTATGGAAGAAATGATTAAATTTATAAAAACTACTTTTGCTAAAACAAATACTAAACCTTTTATTATTGCTGGTAACGTTATGACAAAAACCGCTGTTAAAGATTTAGAAAAATGAGGCGCTGATGCAATTAAATTTGGTGTTGGTCCAGGAAAAGCTTGTATTACTAAACTAAAAACTGGATTTGGTACAGGTGGTTGACAATTAAATGCTTTACAAGATGTTGCCAATAGCACCACTAAACCATTAATTGCAGATGGTGGTATTAGATGTAATGGTGATATTGCTAAAGCAATAGCTTTTGGTGCCACTATGATTATGGCAGGAAGTATTTTAGCGGGTTATGATGAATCACCTGGCAAAATTGTTACAATAAATGGTCAATCTTACAAAGAATATTTTGGATCAGCAAGTATTTTTAACAAAGCGGAAGCGAAAAATATTGAAGGTAAAAAAATACTTGTTCCATATAAAGGTTCAATTGCTGATACTTATAAAGAAATGGAAGAAGATTTACAATCTGCTATTTCTTATGCTGGTGGTAAAGATTTATCCACATTAACAAAATGTGATTATGTTATTGTTAAAGGTACTATTAATAATGGTGACGATCGTTAA
- a CDS encoding IS30 family transposase: protein MYKYLTIESIIAIKEYKSYGFSIRKIAKAIDYSKSTVHRVCRLLNQNLLPLEILNKIQKNKQNAGRKLIILTLIEINTINHLLITKNYALDIIANFLKENKIKSISTKTLYNMFKTNRMGFDENNLLRKGKNKPHKQKETRGRINNCKSIHERNLIIPNIKNIEEFGHLEGDTIIGKDHKSSIITLADIWSKTTIPLATKNNKSENITKNIIKFISKLQKGTVKTITFDRGKEFSKWKLIEKNCNVKIYFADPGKPCQRGLNENNNGILRKYLPKSTDLSSYKQKYLNTIAFQINSTPRKSLSYKRPIDLIQLF from the coding sequence ATGTATAAGTATCTGACTATTGAATCAATAATAGCAATAAAAGAATATAAAAGTTATGGATTTTCGATTCGTAAAATAGCAAAAGCCATTGATTATAGTAAATCAACTGTACATAGAGTTTGTAGATTATTAAATCAAAACTTATTACCATTAGAAATATTGAATAAAATTCAAAAAAATAAACAAAATGCAGGTAGAAAATTAATAATTTTAACTTTAATAGAAATTAATACTATTAATCATTTGTTAATTACTAAAAATTATGCTCTTGATATAATTGCTAATTTTTTAAAGGAAAATAAAATAAAAAGTATTTCAACAAAAACTTTATATAACATGTTTAAAACAAATCGAATGGGTTTTGATGAAAATAACTTATTGAGAAAAGGAAAAAATAAACCTCACAAACAAAAAGAAACTAGGGGCAGAATTAATAATTGTAAGTCTATTCATGAAAGAAATTTAATCATTCCTAATATTAAAAATATAGAAGAATTTGGTCATTTAGAGGGTGATACTATCATTGGTAAAGATCATAAAAGTTCTATTATTACTTTAGCTGATATATGATCAAAAACCACAATTCCTTTAGCAACTAAAAATAATAAATCAGAAAATATTACAAAAAATATAATAAAATTTATTTCAAAGTTACAAAAAGGAACAGTTAAAACTATTACTTTTGATCGTGGTAAAGAATTTAGTAAATGAAAATTAATCGAAAAAAATTGTAATGTTAAGATTTATTTTGCAGATCCTGGTAAACCTTGTCAAAGAGGTTTAAATGAAAATAATAATGGTATTTTAAGAAAATATTTACCAAAATCTACAGATCTATCTTCATATAAACAAAAATATTTAAATACTATAGCATTTCAAATTAATTCTACACCCAGAAAATCACTATCTTATAAAAGACCAATAGATTTAATACAATTATTTTAA